Proteins encoded by one window of Candidatus Nomurabacteria bacterium:
- the raiA gene encoding ribosome-associated translation inhibitor RaiA gives MLTVNIKATNIELTDAIKDYAERKLNSLDKFMHSEAENMHVEIGKISNHHKQGEVYKAEVNLSIGGKKFYAIAEKEDLYAAIDEVREDIVRQLTENKERSVTLFRRGARSVKKMMKGISKRNPFTSKY, from the coding sequence ATGCTTACAGTCAATATAAAAGCAACGAATATCGAACTAACAGATGCCATCAAAGACTACGCTGAAAGAAAATTAAATAGTCTCGATAAATTCATGCATTCAGAGGCTGAAAATATGCATGTAGAAATCGGTAAAATTAGCAATCATCATAAACAAGGGGAAGTATACAAAGCAGAAGTGAACTTAAGTATTGGCGGCAAGAAATTTTATGCTATAGCTGAGAAAGAGGATCTCTATGCAGCGATCGATGAAGTGAGAGAAGACATTGTTCGACAGCTGACTGAGAACAAAGAGCGAAGTGTGACGTTGTTCCGCCGAGGAGCAAGAAGTGTCAAGAAAATGATGAAGGGCATTTCAAAGAGAAATCCATTTACGTCGAAGTATTAA
- a CDS encoding GNAT family N-acetyltransferase, whose protein sequence is METQIEFRKATIADVERYIEIEKTAIGKKIYLITTDPEEVRDVIETNEIFFIYVDNLLAGRVAYEIKNKNEVYLSDLIILPEFQGLGIARKAALFQLDQTKEYNYVWFVTHPHNNKILTLYLSLGFTIESWKDNYFGDGEPRLVLARTKSS, encoded by the coding sequence ATGGAGACTCAAATTGAATTTAGAAAGGCAACGATTGCTGATGTGGAACGCTATATAGAGATAGAAAAAACAGCAATTGGTAAGAAAATATATTTAATCACCACTGATCCCGAGGAAGTGCGAGATGTAATAGAAACAAATGAAATTTTCTTTATATATGTAGATAATCTACTTGCTGGACGTGTTGCATACGAAATAAAAAATAAAAATGAAGTGTATCTGAGTGATTTAATTATACTACCTGAATTTCAAGGCCTGGGCATTGCTCGGAAAGCAGCTCTATTTCAATTGGATCAAACAAAAGAATATAACTACGTTTGGTTTGTGACACATCCGCATAATAATAAAATTCTCACTCTCTATTTATCTCTTGGATTCACTATCGAGTCTTGGAAAGATAATTATTTTGGTGACGGGGAACCAAGGTTGGTACTTGCTCGTACGAAATCTTCATAA
- a CDS encoding methionyl-tRNA formyltransferase, producing the protein MASQNQKPSFVFFGTPDLAVSALEGLSKHGYLPTAIVTSPDKPVGRHQVLSPSPTKVWGLAHHIPVLEPAKIDDAFFAELSTLNFELGIVAAYGKILPEKLLTMPTFGTLNIHPSLLPLYRGTAPVVGPILAGDIKTGVSIIKLDAKVDHGPIMFQDERILTGNERANDLGNELFCHGGEMLSKIIPEYILGKIILTEQDHTKATFTKKIKKEDGLVDLGVELPSVLWRKYRAYYGWPGIYFMDKNNKRVKITDAMYEDGMFKIQKVIPEGKKEVRYEDFVRASTNLGSPSPK; encoded by the coding sequence ATGGCAAGCCAGAATCAAAAACCATCATTCGTATTTTTTGGCACACCGGACTTGGCTGTGAGTGCACTTGAAGGATTATCCAAACATGGATATCTACCGACCGCCATTGTTACCTCGCCTGACAAACCAGTCGGCAGACACCAAGTTCTCTCACCATCACCTACAAAAGTTTGGGGGTTAGCTCACCATATACCAGTCCTCGAACCTGCAAAAATTGATGATGCATTTTTTGCCGAACTTTCAACTTTGAACTTTGAGCTCGGCATCGTCGCTGCCTATGGCAAAATTTTGCCAGAGAAATTACTCACTATGCCCACATTTGGCACACTCAACATTCATCCATCGCTCTTGCCACTCTACCGTGGCACTGCGCCAGTCGTTGGACCAATACTTGCTGGTGATATAAAAACAGGAGTAAGTATTATTAAACTTGATGCAAAAGTCGACCATGGACCAATAATGTTCCAAGACGAACGAATACTAACTGGTAATGAGCGGGCAAATGATCTTGGTAATGAACTTTTCTGTCATGGTGGTGAAATGTTAAGTAAAATAATTCCAGAATACATTCTCGGAAAAATTATTCTGACAGAACAGGATCACACCAAAGCAACCTTCACTAAGAAAATCAAAAAGGAAGATGGCCTCGTAGACTTGGGAGTTGAGCTCCCAAGTGTCCTGTGGAGAAAATATCGTGCGTATTATGGCTGGCCAGGAATTTATTTTATGGATAAAAATAATAAGCGCGTAAAAATCACTGATGCGATGTACGAAGATGGTATGTTTAAAATACAGAAAGTAATTCCCGAAGGCAAAAAGGAAGTTCGTTATGAAGATTTCGTACGAGCAAGTACCAACCTTGGTTCCCCGTCACCAAAATAA
- the def gene encoding peptide deformylase, whose protein sequence is MVTILQSDNPILRKKAKEVSLSDIGTKKFEGYIRDMQTALHAEDDGVAIAAPQIGLPLRIFIVSGKIFDKNFLKAKGPIKEPKAGWPDDLICINPTFVKMSKQKVTAPEGCLSVRWLYGDTKRAKNATIEAYDRYGKKFTRGGGGLLAQIFQHEMDHLDGILFIDHAKNIEEILPKHNEETE, encoded by the coding sequence ATGGTTACGATTCTCCAATCCGACAATCCGATCCTTCGAAAAAAAGCTAAAGAAGTATCCCTCTCTGACATCGGCACAAAAAAATTCGAAGGCTATATACGCGACATGCAAACTGCACTCCACGCGGAAGATGATGGTGTCGCTATTGCTGCACCGCAGATCGGATTACCACTGCGTATCTTTATTGTCTCTGGTAAAATTTTTGACAAAAACTTTCTCAAAGCCAAAGGCCCTATCAAGGAACCCAAGGCTGGCTGGCCCGATGACCTTATCTGTATCAATCCGACATTTGTCAAAATGTCTAAGCAAAAAGTTACTGCTCCAGAGGGCTGTCTATCAGTCAGATGGCTCTATGGTGACACCAAACGTGCCAAGAATGCCACGATTGAGGCCTACGATAGATATGGCAAGAAGTTTACTCGTGGTGGCGGTGGACTCTTGGCACAAATTTTCCAACATGAAATGGATCACCTCGATGGCATACTCTTCATTGACCATGCAAAAAATATTGAAGAAATTCTTCCAAAACATAACGAGGAAACTGAATAA
- a CDS encoding histidine--tRNA ligase, which translates to MSTPQAKKVKKEAPMSVKGMRDIKDEEYYLFQGFFEKAQEVAIYYGFKPIETPILENEEVFTSTIGVGTDIIDKEMYTLRTRGGDKLAMRPEHTASLMRVYIEHGMQNMPQPVMYYQYGPVFRHDNPQKGRYRQFWQFDADILGSDKAIMDALAIKTTMTILEEAGATNLSVDINSIGDKECRNTYIRELTNYYKKYMANLPPVDRERLKTNPLRILDSKEEKTKEINQNAPDAVAYLCHDCKKHFKEVLEYLEGMGIPYTINKLLVRGLSYYTRTVFEIIQPEADENGNALTIASGGRYDYLAKQLGSKKDVPAVGMSIGVDRIVGSPWYKKLTPRIIKKPKMYFIQLGTDAKLQSLNVIEILRKAHIPIAQSLSKDSLSQQLAIAEKLEIPHALIFGQKEALEKSVIVRDMRTRSQETIKLDKLLEYVKEMK; encoded by the coding sequence ATGTCTACACCACAAGCAAAAAAAGTTAAAAAAGAAGCGCCCATGAGCGTCAAAGGCATGCGTGATATCAAAGATGAAGAGTACTACCTCTTCCAGGGATTTTTCGAAAAAGCACAAGAAGTCGCTATCTACTATGGCTTCAAACCAATAGAAACACCAATCCTTGAAAACGAAGAAGTCTTCACTTCGACGATCGGCGTTGGCACTGATATTATCGACAAAGAAATGTACACACTCCGCACACGCGGTGGTGACAAACTCGCTATGCGACCAGAACATACTGCATCTCTTATGCGTGTCTATATCGAACACGGTATGCAAAACATGCCACAGCCTGTCATGTACTACCAATACGGTCCAGTTTTTCGTCACGATAACCCACAGAAAGGTCGCTACCGACAGTTTTGGCAATTTGACGCTGATATACTAGGCAGTGACAAAGCTATCATGGATGCGCTCGCTATAAAGACAACGATGACCATACTCGAAGAAGCAGGGGCTACAAATCTTTCTGTCGATATTAATTCTATAGGGGATAAAGAATGCCGAAACACGTATATCCGTGAACTTACGAATTACTACAAAAAATACATGGCTAATTTGCCGCCTGTTGATCGTGAACGGCTCAAGACCAATCCACTACGGATCTTAGATTCTAAAGAAGAAAAGACTAAGGAAATCAACCAAAACGCTCCTGATGCTGTAGCCTATCTCTGTCACGACTGCAAGAAACATTTCAAAGAAGTACTCGAATACCTTGAAGGCATGGGTATTCCATATACGATTAACAAACTTCTCGTTCGAGGTCTTTCCTACTACACACGAACTGTATTTGAAATAATCCAACCTGAAGCAGATGAGAACGGCAATGCTCTTACGATTGCAAGTGGTGGACGTTATGATTATCTCGCTAAACAATTAGGCAGCAAGAAAGATGTACCTGCAGTCGGTATGTCGATCGGCGTTGACCGCATTGTCGGCTCTCCATGGTACAAGAAACTCACACCACGCATTATCAAGAAACCTAAAATGTACTTCATCCAACTCGGCACTGATGCAAAACTCCAAAGTCTCAACGTCATTGAAATTCTCCGCAAAGCTCATATCCCGATCGCGCAATCACTTTCGAAAGATAGTCTTTCACAGCAGCTCGCTATTGCTGAGAAATTAGAAATCCCGCACGCACTTATCTTCGGACAAAAAGAAGCACTTGAGAAATCCGTCATCGTCCGTGACATGCGTACCCGAAGCCAAGAAACAATCAAACTCGACAAGCTACTCGAATACGTCAAGGAAATGAAGTAG
- the lepB gene encoding signal peptidase I, which produces MQNENSTETTTIPQPTKKESIWDVVRFGIIALLIVIPIRTWVAQPFIVSGTSMVPTFHDGEYLIVDELSYHLGEPARGDVVIFHYPKDTTKYFIKRVIGLPNETVEVKGDTTIVIKNSEHPDGFTLSEPYVVNNMHNQIAQTKILGQDEYYVMGDNRPASSDSRIWGSVKKDLIVGRAFLRLFPIKEISALPGSYDSY; this is translated from the coding sequence ATGCAAAATGAAAACAGTACTGAGACTACGACGATACCTCAACCAACAAAAAAAGAAAGTATTTGGGATGTAGTTCGTTTTGGTATCATTGCACTTTTGATAGTTATACCGATCCGAACATGGGTGGCACAACCATTTATTGTTTCGGGTACATCGATGGTACCAACATTCCATGATGGCGAATATTTAATCGTTGATGAACTTTCGTACCATTTAGGCGAGCCTGCACGAGGGGACGTCGTTATTTTCCATTATCCAAAAGATACGACGAAATATTTCATCAAGCGAGTAATAGGACTTCCAAATGAAACAGTTGAGGTCAAAGGTGATACTACGATTGTGATAAAAAATAGTGAACACCCTGATGGCTTTACTCTAAGCGAACCATATGTTGTCAACAACATGCACAATCAAATTGCACAAACAAAAATATTAGGTCAAGATGAATACTATGTTATGGGCGACAATCGACCGGCAAGTTCAGATTCACGTATTTGGGGTAGTGTCAAAAAAGATCTCATCGTTGGAAGAGCATTTCTCAGACTCTTCCCCATCAAAGAAATTTCAGCGCTCCCAGGAAGCTACGACAGCTATTAA
- a CDS encoding aminoacyl-tRNA hydrolase, whose protein sequence is MFIIVGLGNPGEEYTKTRHNTGRQVLEMIAKKLAFSPWKEDLKTKSLIAEGKIGKTKVVFVLPNNFMNNSGKSVTPFVKVKKDLESLVVLYDDLDIPIGSIKISHNRSAGGHNGLGSIIKAVKSEAFARIRIGITPTTPGGKLKRPTGEKPVIDFLMKDFREPEYAELKKVAKKITEALDVMLNEGRPKAMSMFNN, encoded by the coding sequence ATGTTTATTATCGTCGGACTTGGCAATCCAGGTGAAGAATATACGAAGACTCGTCATAATACTGGCAGGCAAGTATTAGAAATGATTGCCAAGAAATTGGCTTTTTCGCCATGGAAAGAAGATCTCAAGACAAAGTCCCTCATAGCAGAGGGGAAGATAGGTAAAACTAAGGTAGTCTTTGTGCTTCCGAACAATTTCATGAATAATTCTGGCAAGAGTGTTACGCCGTTTGTGAAAGTTAAAAAAGATCTTGAATCGCTTGTTGTGCTGTATGATGACCTGGATATTCCTATCGGCAGTATCAAAATTTCTCATAATCGAAGTGCTGGCGGGCATAATGGGCTTGGCTCTATTATCAAAGCGGTTAAATCAGAAGCATTCGCTCGTATACGTATCGGCATTACACCGACAACCCCTGGTGGAAAATTGAAGCGTCCCACTGGCGAGAAGCCGGTTATTGATTTCCTTATGAAAGATTTTCGTGAGCCAGAATATGCTGAACTAAAAAAAGTCGCGAAGAAAATTACCGAAGCACTCGACGTGATGCTTAATGAAGGTCGACCGAAAGCTATGAGTATGTTTAATAATTAA
- the rlmB gene encoding 23S rRNA (guanosine(2251)-2'-O)-methyltransferase RlmB has product MSQESLYIYGKHPVEELLTSDPKRISKFFVKEGIDAQFFNIVKAASTKHRIPIAHVDQRKLDELAGDGIHQGIVALVTDVPYLELKEWLKTIDITTNPCCVLLDEIEDPHNVGAIVRSVAAFGASGIILGKHRQAQVTGTVVKASAGTIDKIALIRTTNTNDAIEKLKEKKFWIVGLAGEGATTLRDLDMHMPLCFVIGSEEHGIREKTREHCDFLASIPMHNNVESLNASVSAAVALYEWQRQAKK; this is encoded by the coding sequence ATGTCTCAAGAATCTCTCTATATATATGGCAAGCATCCAGTTGAAGAGCTGCTTACAAGTGATCCTAAACGTATCTCAAAGTTTTTTGTTAAAGAGGGAATTGATGCCCAATTTTTTAACATAGTAAAAGCTGCGTCAACCAAACATCGCATTCCGATCGCTCATGTAGATCAAAGGAAATTAGACGAACTTGCAGGAGATGGTATACATCAGGGTATTGTTGCACTTGTTACCGACGTGCCGTACCTTGAGCTTAAGGAATGGCTCAAAACAATAGATATCACTACGAATCCTTGCTGTGTACTTCTCGATGAAATTGAAGATCCGCATAATGTTGGTGCCATTGTGAGAAGTGTGGCTGCATTTGGGGCAAGTGGTATCATATTGGGCAAGCATAGACAGGCGCAGGTAACGGGTACTGTTGTCAAAGCTTCAGCTGGTACGATCGATAAGATTGCACTTATTCGTACAACAAATACGAATGATGCCATAGAAAAATTGAAAGAAAAAAAGTTCTGGATCGTTGGGCTTGCAGGTGAGGGCGCGACAACACTTAGAGACCTCGATATGCATATGCCTTTATGTTTCGTTATCGGTAGCGAAGAGCATGGTATTCGTGAAAAAACTCGCGAGCATTGTGATTTCTTGGCTTCTATCCCTATGCACAATAATGTTGAATCATTGAATGCATCTGTCTCAGCAGCAGTCGCGCTCTATGAATGGCAGCGGCAAGCAAAAAAATAA
- a CDS encoding 30S ribosomal protein S1, with translation MPKVKSDDTKKDKEVPEKLTGTKALLDGAALRPEVDALVEGPVIAVEKASVYIDLAPYGTGIIYGREFINARDIIKKINIGDAIKAKVVESENDNGYIELSLKEAKQALIWSDAERAISEKSLLEIMVKEANKGGLILEWQGIQGFLPASQLKPEHYPRVEDSDKEKILRELKKLVGKKLSVIMISALPKEGKLIFSEKDNNPEERKEIIGKYNIGDELDTTVAGIVDFGVFLKIEEGLEGLVHISEIDWGLIEDLRSMYKIGDPVKAKVIEIKEGKISLSIKALKENPWKEFEGKLKKGDIIKGVIIKFNRHGALVSIKEGVAGLVHNSLFGSEAKLRETLELGKTYNFQVTLFEPKDQRMTLAYLEEKK, from the coding sequence ATGCCGAAAGTAAAATCAGACGATACAAAGAAAGACAAAGAAGTACCGGAGAAATTAACTGGAACAAAAGCATTGCTCGATGGCGCAGCACTTCGACCTGAAGTAGACGCACTTGTCGAAGGACCAGTTATCGCTGTTGAAAAAGCATCAGTTTATATCGATCTCGCACCGTATGGTACGGGTATTATTTATGGACGTGAGTTTATCAATGCACGCGATATCATCAAGAAAATCAATATCGGCGACGCTATCAAAGCGAAAGTTGTCGAATCAGAAAATGACAATGGCTATATTGAACTGTCCCTCAAAGAAGCAAAACAAGCTCTTATCTGGAGTGACGCAGAACGTGCAATCAGCGAAAAATCATTGCTTGAAATTATGGTCAAGGAAGCCAACAAAGGTGGTCTTATCTTAGAATGGCAAGGCATCCAAGGTTTCCTTCCTGCTTCACAACTTAAACCTGAACACTACCCTCGTGTTGAAGACAGTGATAAAGAGAAAATTCTTCGCGAACTCAAGAAACTCGTTGGCAAGAAACTCTCTGTCATTATGATCTCAGCACTACCAAAAGAAGGTAAACTCATTTTCTCAGAAAAAGATAACAATCCAGAGGAACGCAAAGAAATTATTGGCAAATACAATATCGGAGATGAGCTCGACACTACGGTGGCCGGCATTGTTGATTTCGGTGTCTTTTTGAAGATCGAAGAAGGACTTGAAGGACTTGTTCATATTTCTGAAATCGATTGGGGACTTATCGAAGACTTGCGCAGTATGTATAAGATAGGTGATCCTGTGAAAGCTAAAGTAATCGAAATCAAAGAAGGTAAAATCTCTCTCTCAATCAAAGCACTTAAAGAAAATCCATGGAAAGAATTTGAAGGCAAATTGAAGAAAGGCGATATTATCAAAGGTGTCATTATTAAATTCAATCGCCATGGCGCGCTCGTCTCAATCAAAGAAGGCGTTGCTGGACTTGTCCACAATTCGCTCTTTGGTTCTGAAGCAAAGCTCCGCGAGACACTTGAACTTGGTAAGACCTACAATTTCCAAGTCACACTCTTTGAACCAAAAGATCAACGCATGACACTAGCGTATTTGGAGGAGAAGAAATAA
- a CDS encoding MBL fold metallo-hydrolase translates to MIITYYGKQFFKVQQGDLTIALNPIAKESDYKGTAARFGADIVLSTLHHPDYNGLETVTYGEREPFIVDGPGDFEVKNVFIKGAMTKTLLDKKEYINTVYSFIVDGITVVFLGGIQDLSPEAKELITDADILFVPVGEPFVAPGAAYKLAVSLESSIVIPMDFGSMQSGELKQFLKEGGAEKVTEIDKLTIKKKDLEGKVGEIVLLSYGA, encoded by the coding sequence GTGATTATTACCTATTACGGCAAACAATTTTTCAAAGTGCAGCAAGGAGATCTAACGATTGCGCTTAATCCTATAGCAAAAGAAAGTGACTACAAAGGCACTGCCGCTCGCTTTGGTGCTGATATTGTACTTTCAACACTCCATCATCCAGATTACAATGGTCTTGAGACAGTGACGTACGGTGAACGGGAGCCTTTTATCGTTGACGGTCCTGGAGACTTTGAGGTAAAGAATGTATTCATCAAAGGTGCCATGACCAAGACATTGTTAGACAAGAAAGAGTATATCAATACAGTCTACTCATTTATTGTTGATGGTATTACGGTTGTTTTTTTGGGTGGTATACAAGACTTAAGTCCAGAGGCTAAAGAACTCATTACAGATGCCGATATACTATTCGTTCCAGTCGGTGAGCCATTTGTGGCACCAGGGGCAGCGTATAAACTAGCTGTATCACTCGAATCAAGTATTGTTATCCCTATGGATTTTGGAAGCATGCAATCTGGTGAGCTTAAACAGTTCCTCAAAGAAGGCGGTGCAGAAAAAGTGACTGAAATTGATAAACTAACTATCAAGAAGAAAGATTTAGAAGGCAAAGTTGGAGAGATCGTATTACTATCATATGGAGCATAA
- the gyrA gene encoding DNA gyrase subunit A: MAKKTNEPIVPELAPRQSVVAMNITTEMKDSFISYAMSVITDRALPDVRDGLKPVHRRILYSMHENGHTASARTVKSSRIVGDVLGKYHPHGDASVYDAMVTMTQEFSTRYPLIIGQGNFGTIDGDNAAAMRYTEAKMSRISGELLRDLDKETVDFRPNYDNTRKEPVVLPTAVPNLLLNGTLGIAVGMATSIPPHHLGEVIDATLHLIDSPEATTEDLVTYIKGPDFPTGGVIFDQKEILRAYATGRGGVVTRGEAEITEQKSGQAQIVITSLPYRVNKADLIMHMADLIREKKLEGIKDVRDLSTRDIRVVIDLKNGIHPQKVLNFLYKHTQLENTFHFNIVALVDGVPQTLSLKSLLTEFIAHRDIVVRKRSAYDLRKAQEREHILLGLKKALDHIDKVISVIRASKDTAIARENLMKEFKFSELQAIAILEMKLQKLAGLERKNVELELKEKQELIAFLTDLLAHPKKIMAVVAKELAEIKDKYADERRTKVIKGGVKAISDEDLIPEKESVLVFTEGGYVKRTDPVEYRSQKRGGVGVIDLETKEEDFVTMLLNTNTHSDLLFFTNLGKAYQIKMYDIPEGRKATKGKSIMNFLSLSSDERVMSILPVGKAEKGKEQYLMLVTAGGTAKKMAYSQFKEVRRSGIIAIRLDKDDSLKTALLIERGDEVMLATRGGQSIRFKESDIREMGRTAGGVRAMKLSKTDTLVGVDVIKKDTAKDAALLVMSANGLGKKTKLSEYKVQNRGGSGIKTAKITPKTGPLIVAKIITIEEELIAMSKKGQVLRTELKSIPSLGRQTQGVTIMKLRAGDGIASLTCF; this comes from the coding sequence ATGGCAAAGAAAACTAATGAACCAATAGTTCCCGAACTTGCACCGCGACAAAGCGTGGTGGCGATGAATATTACGACAGAAATGAAAGATTCTTTCATTAGTTACGCCATGTCGGTTATTACTGACAGAGCCCTGCCGGACGTCAGAGATGGGCTCAAGCCTGTGCATCGACGTATTCTCTATTCCATGCATGAAAATGGCCATACAGCGAGTGCGCGAACGGTCAAATCTTCCCGCATTGTGGGAGACGTGCTCGGTAAGTATCATCCTCACGGCGACGCATCTGTCTATGATGCTATGGTTACGATGACACAGGAATTTTCTACGAGGTACCCACTCATTATTGGTCAGGGTAACTTTGGTACGATTGATGGTGATAATGCTGCTGCTATGCGTTATACAGAAGCTAAAATGTCACGAATTTCAGGTGAGCTCTTGCGGGATTTAGATAAAGAGACAGTAGATTTCAGGCCAAACTATGACAATACGCGCAAAGAACCAGTTGTGTTACCGACGGCCGTACCTAATTTGTTATTGAATGGAACTCTGGGAATTGCTGTTGGTATGGCGACAAGCATTCCGCCGCATCATTTGGGCGAAGTCATCGATGCAACATTGCATTTGATTGATTCACCAGAAGCAACTACAGAAGATTTGGTTACCTATATCAAAGGCCCAGACTTTCCAACCGGTGGTGTTATTTTTGATCAAAAGGAAATTTTACGTGCCTATGCAACTGGCCGCGGTGGTGTGGTAACTCGTGGTGAAGCTGAAATTACAGAACAAAAATCTGGTCAAGCACAGATCGTGATTACATCACTACCGTATCGAGTCAACAAAGCAGACCTTATTATGCATATGGCAGATTTGATTCGTGAGAAGAAACTCGAAGGCATCAAAGATGTTCGTGATCTTTCAACCCGCGATATACGTGTGGTGATCGATTTGAAAAATGGCATTCACCCACAGAAAGTATTGAACTTTTTATACAAACATACACAGCTTGAGAATACATTCCATTTCAATATTGTGGCTCTGGTTGATGGCGTACCGCAGACGTTATCCTTGAAATCATTGCTAACAGAATTTATCGCTCATCGCGATATTGTGGTTCGCAAACGTAGTGCCTATGATCTTCGCAAAGCCCAAGAGCGAGAACATATCCTGTTGGGTCTTAAAAAAGCGCTTGATCATATCGATAAGGTTATTTCAGTTATTCGTGCATCAAAAGATACAGCAATTGCTCGAGAAAATTTGATGAAAGAGTTCAAATTCTCAGAACTTCAGGCAATCGCAATCTTAGAGATGAAATTGCAAAAGCTTGCTGGACTCGAAAGAAAAAATGTTGAACTTGAGCTCAAAGAGAAACAAGAATTAATTGCATTTTTGACAGATCTTTTAGCACATCCAAAAAAGATTATGGCAGTTGTTGCCAAAGAATTAGCAGAAATCAAAGATAAATATGCGGATGAGCGCCGGACAAAAGTCATCAAAGGTGGCGTCAAAGCAATAAGCGATGAAGATCTAATTCCAGAGAAAGAATCAGTCTTAGTTTTTACTGAAGGTGGTTATGTCAAACGCACTGACCCCGTAGAATATCGTAGCCAAAAGCGTGGTGGAGTCGGTGTCATAGATCTCGAAACCAAAGAAGAAGATTTCGTTACGATGCTTTTAAATACCAACACGCACAGTGATCTTTTATTCTTTACGAATTTAGGTAAAGCCTACCAGATCAAGATGTATGACATTCCCGAAGGACGCAAAGCAACCAAAGGCAAATCAATTATGAATTTCTTGTCGCTTAGTAGTGATGAGCGAGTCATGTCAATATTACCTGTCGGTAAAGCTGAAAAAGGTAAAGAACAATATCTGATGCTCGTCACAGCTGGTGGTACGGCCAAGAAAATGGCGTATTCACAATTCAAAGAAGTCAGACGCAGTGGTATCATTGCTATCAGACTAGATAAAGATGACTCACTTAAAACTGCCCTCCTTATTGAGCGAGGGGATGAAGTCATGCTCGCTACTCGCGGTGGACAATCAATCCGCTTTAAAGAAAGTGATATTCGTGAAATGGGGAGAACGGCTGGAGGTGTACGGGCGATGAAGCTCAGCAAGACTGATACGCTCGTAGGAGTTGATGTTATCAAAAAAGATACCGCTAAAGATGCAGCACTGCTCGTCATGAGTGCCAATGGTCTCGGTAAGAAAACCAAGTTATCTGAATACAAAGTCCAGAACCGTGGTGGCTCCGGCATCAAGACCGCCAAGATAACTCCAAAGACTGGTCCACTCATTGTTGCTAAAATAATTACTATCGAAGAAGAATTAATCGCTATGTCAAAGAAAGGTCAGGTACTCCGCACTGAACTCAAATCAATTCCATCGCTCGGACGACAAACTCAAGGTGTTACTATTATGAAACTTCGCGCAGGGGATGGTATTGCATCGCTGACATGTTTCTAG
- a CDS encoding class I SAM-dependent methyltransferase produces the protein MEFIDPASTIKYLELADTMHVADMGSGSGHYTIALANIVKAGKVYSFEVQKEVLERLRHELQSLHITNVECLWVNMEKMNSTKLADNSLDAAVVSNVLFQIEDTFTFMKEIGRIIKPGGKVLFIDWSDSFGGMGPKSDAVITKDKAIALFAQVGFSVGNDVPCGSHHYGVLFRKQ, from the coding sequence ATGGAATTCATTGACCCAGCCTCAACAATAAAATATCTCGAATTAGCTGATACGATGCATGTGGCTGACATGGGATCAGGTTCAGGTCACTACACAATCGCCCTTGCGAACATCGTCAAAGCGGGCAAGGTGTACTCCTTTGAAGTGCAAAAAGAAGTATTGGAGCGATTGCGCCATGAACTTCAAAGTCTCCATATTACAAATGTTGAATGCCTATGGGTTAATATGGAGAAAATGAATAGCACGAAACTTGCTGACAATTCACTCGATGCTGCGGTAGTCTCAAATGTGCTTTTCCAGATTGAAGATACGTTTACCTTTATGAAAGAAATTGGGCGAATCATTAAGCCTGGGGGTAAAGTACTCTTTATTGACTGGTCGGATTCTTTTGGTGGCATGGGACCAAAGAGTGATGCAGTCATTACCAAAGACAAAGCGATTGCATTATTTGCCCAAGTCGGTTTTAGTGTCGGCAACGATGTTCCATGCGGATCGCATCATTACGGCGTACTATTTCGCAAGCAATAA